Part of the Mus caroli chromosome 1, CAROLI_EIJ_v1.1, whole genome shotgun sequence genome, TtgttttttgtgtatttgtgagtgGTATATCCGGGTTCTTTAAGAGATTGCTTGGCTCTCAGACTGACTCCTGACCCTTGACTATAGGATATCCAGGTACCTGTGTGCCCTCTCTGTAATGTGCCTGTGCCGGTGGCCAGAGGAGAGCCTCCTGACCGTGCTGTGGGAGAGCACATTGACAGAGACTGTCGCTCTGACCCAGCACAGCAAAAACGCAAGGTAAATAAATAATGGCGGGGTTAGTGAGACAACCCAGGGTAGTATACTGACATCTGCAAACCCAAAAGGCTAGCTCCATGGGGGCCAGAGGAGGAGATGAGTTTCCTAAATAACAAACCCTGTTTCATCTCAGATCTTCACCAATAAGTGTGAACGTTCTGGCTGCCGGCAGCGGGAGATGATGAAACTGACTTGTGATCGCTGTGGCCGAAACTTCTGCATCAAGCACCGTCATCCCCTGGACCATGATTGCTCTGGGGAAGGTCATCAGACCAGCCGGGCAGGGTAATTACCACCAAATAGCCAACTTGCTTTGCTTCAGCCatgtcttccttgaccaaggcaTATATGCTTTTTGCTCCATTTTGCTTGCAGTGCTGTGGACTGAAACTAGGCAAGCAAGCGCTCTGCCCCTGAGGTACTGCCTTGgcccttttgttgttttgagaggtTTCACttcttagcccaggctggcttcaaacttgtggcagtcctcctgcctcagaccctcCAATGCTGAAATTACAGCATACATTACTTCCAGCTCCCTTTATTCCTTGGAGACAAGAGTCCACAAAGTTGCCCCGGCTGTCATTGAACTCACTGTGCCCTGTACAATTTTCAGTTTTCCAGTCTGAACCTTCCAGGTAGCTGAAATTACTGACTACCCTCTTGACATCCAAAGCCTATCCTGgaagatttattagaatggtttTTTCTTCCCTTCAGGCTTGCTGCTATTTCTAGAGCACAAGGTCTGGCTTCTACAAGCACCGCCCCCAGTCCAAGTCGGACCTTGCCTTCATCATCCTCCCCAAGCAGGTAGGCCTAcccatttctcctctccccaTTTTAACCCCTTCACACCTCTGACCACAGCCTGTTTTAATGTCTTCCATAGAGCCACATCCCAGCTTCCAACCAGGACAGCCTCTCCTGTTATTGCTTTGCAAAATGGCTTGGTGAGTTGGGGAAAGGTTGGATAGACTGAAGTAATTCTATACAGACTAAAGTCCAGGGAGACtagtctttctgtctccttttgcaGAGTGAGGATGAGGCCCTGCAGCGTGCCCTGGAACTGTCCCTTGCGGAGGCTAAACCCCAGGTTCTAAGGTACCTACTCTAAATGAGGACAAGATCTGTTTGGAAGGATGGAGGTGGGACCACACCAACCCACAATAGCTAAAAATTTGATTTCAAAATTAGATGAACCATATATCCCCAAAGGCCATACCAATGACAGTAAT contains:
- the Zfand2b gene encoding AN1-type zinc finger protein 2B isoform X1; the protein is MEFPDLGAHCSEPSCQRLDFLPLKCDACSGIFCADHVAYAQHHCGSAYQKDIQVPVCPLCNVPVPVARGEPPDRAVGEHIDRDCRSDPAQQKRKIFTNKCERSGCRQREMMKLTCDRCGRNFCIKHRHPLDHDCSGEGHQTSRAGLAAISRAQGLASTSTAPSPSRTLPSSSSPSRATSQLPTRTASPVIALQNGLSEDEALQRALELSLAEAKPQVLSSQEEEDLALAQALSASEAEYQQQQGPEGKEAQRSLDSSAKQE
- the Zfand2b gene encoding AN1-type zinc finger protein 2B isoform X2 — encoded protein: MEFPDLGAHCSEPSCQRLDFLPLKCDACSGIFCADHVAYAQHHCGSAYQKDIQVPVCPLCNVPVPVARGEPPDRAVGEHIDRDCRSDPAQQKRKIFTNKCERSGCRQREMMKLTCDRCGRNFCIKHRHPLDHDCSGEGHQTSRAGLAAISRAQGLASTSTAPSPSRTLPSSSSPSRATSQLPTRTASPVIALQNGLSEDEALQRALELSLAEAKPQVLSSQEEEDLALAQALSASEAEYQQQQAQSRSLKPSNCSLC